The proteins below are encoded in one region of Eulemur rufifrons isolate Redbay chromosome 2, OSU_ERuf_1, whole genome shotgun sequence:
- the RPS27L gene encoding ribosomal protein eS27-like: MPLARDLLHPSLEEEKKKHKKKRLVQSPNSYFMDVKCPGCYKITTVFSHAQTVVLCVGCSTVLCQPTGGKARLTEGCSFRRKQH, translated from the exons ATGCCT TTGGCTAGAGATTTACTACATCCATCcttggaagaggaaaagaaaaaacataaaaagaaacgGCTAGTTCAAAGTCCAAACTCTTATTTTATGGATGTAAAATGTCCAG GTTGCTACAAGATTACCACAGTTTTCAGCCATGCTCAGACAGTGGTTCTTTGTGTAGGTTGTTCAACAGTGCTGTGCCAGCCTACAGGAGGAAAGGCCAGACTCACAGAAG GGTGTTCATTTAGAAGAAAGCAACACTAA